In Nicotiana tabacum cultivar K326 chromosome 17, ASM71507v2, whole genome shotgun sequence, one DNA window encodes the following:
- the LOC107763223 gene encoding patellin-4-like, producing MTVEVQSEATQVAEVVVPKEELEAKKIVEEVENEKVKEEEEEETKPKAMEKSSSYREESNFLSDLKENEKKALNDLKSKLEEAILGNTLFKKEESATKKSPEKSPSGEEEEKKDDENKVEEKVEEEETKNEENCDTNGENKEEKESEEEGADLDVDGVDKVISIWGVPLLPSKGDERTNVVLLKFLRARDYKVNESFEMLKKTLQWRKDFKIESILEEDLGSDLAPTAYMSGTDNQGHPICYNIFGVLDDQELYNKTFGTEEKRKQFLRWRVQLMEKGIQKLDFKAGGISSLLQINDLKNSPGPSKKEVRVATKQAVDLLQDNYPEFVAKNIFINVPFWYYAFQSLLSPFLTQRTKSKFVFARPAKVTETLFKYIPIQEIPIQYGGLKRENDFEFSASDCEASEILLKAGSTETIEIPAAEVGSTFIWDVTIVGGEVSYKEEFVPEDDNSYTIIIQKEKKLSSPIRNTFKNNEAGKIVLTIKNTSSKKKKAFYRHKIKKSAI from the exons ATGACTGTAGAGGTGCAATCTGAGGCAACTCAAGTAGCTGAGGTAGTTGTTCCAAAAGAAGAATTAGAGGCTAAGAAGATTGTTGAGGAGGTTGAGAATGAGAAagtaaaagaagaagaggaggaggagacCAAGCCAAAGGCAATGGAGAAGAGCTCTTCTTATAGAGAAGAGAGCAACTTTCTCTCTGATCTCAAAGAGAATGAGAAGAAGGCCTTGAATGATCTCAAATCAAAGCTCGAGGAGGCCATTCTTGGTAACACTCTCTTCAAAAAAGAAGAGAGTGCCACCAAAAAGTCTCCAGAGAAATCACCATCAGGTGAGgaggaagaaaagaaagatgATGAGAACAAGGTTGAGGAGAAAGTAGAAGAGGAAGAGACAAAGAATGAGGAAAATTGCGATACAAATGGCGAGAATAAAGAGGAGAAAGAGAGTGAGGAGGAGGGGGCTGATTTAGATGTTGATGGAGTGGATAAAGTGATCTCCATTTGGGGGGTACCACTATTGCCTAGCAAAGGGGATGAGAGAACCAATGTGGttcttttgaaattcttgagAGCAAGGGATTACAAAGTGAATGAATCTTTTGAAATGCTCAAGAAAACACTCCAGTGGAGGAAGGATTTTAAGATCGAATCCATCTTGGAGGAAGATCTAGGGTCAGATCTTGCTCCAACTGCTTACATGAGTGGAACTGATAACCAAGGACACCCCATTTGTTACaacatttttggagttttggatgaTCAAGAGCTGTATAACAAGACATTCGGGACGGAGGAGAAGCGTAAGCAGTTCTTGAGGTGGAGGGTGCAATTAATGGAGAAGGGTATTCAGAAGCTTGATTTCAAGGCTGGAGGTATCAGTTCACTGCTTCAGATTAATGATCTGAAGAACTCCCCTGGACCATCAAAGAAAGAGGTCAGGGTTGCTACAAAACAAGCTGTTGATCTTCTTCAGGATAACTATCCTGAATTTGTTGCAAAAAAT ATATTCATCAATGTTCCATTTTGGTATTATGCTTTCCAGTCATTGCTTTCTCCTTTCCTAACTCAAAGAACCAAAAGCAAATTTGTTTTTGCTCGTCCTGCCAAGGTCACTGAGACCTTGTTTAA GTACATTCCAATCCAAGAAATCCCAATTCAATATGGTGGACTCAAGAGGGAGAATGACTTTGAGTTTTCAGCCTCTGACTGTGAAGCTTCAGAAATTCTCCTTAAAGCTGGATCAACTGAAACCATTGAAATACCTGCAGCAGAG GTGGGAAGTACATTTATCTGGGATGTTACAATTGTGGGCGGGGAAGTGAGCTATAAGGAGGAATTTGTGCCAGAGGATGACAACTCTTACACAATTATCATTCAGAAGGAGAAGAAGTTGAGCTCGCCGATTCGCAACACATTCAAGAACAATGAAGCAGGAAAGATTGTGCTGACAATCAAGAACACTTCTAGCAAGAAGAAGAAGGCGTTTTACCGACACAAGATCAAGAAATCAGCAATTTGA